From the genome of Papaver somniferum cultivar HN1 unplaced genomic scaffold, ASM357369v1 unplaced-scaffold_10, whole genome shotgun sequence:
tgcaagatgaaacttagcttatataaagacaactctctttattgatgtttagaaaatctctcaaaactaaacacaagctctaatcttgctcatatgatcaaccacaactttggtgatcatatatatatagaactatgaattccttttcctagtcctattaccttattgcatgtctttccttttcttagaactagatgacttctaattcccttaggattacatcaatttcctagtcttgtcctaaccagcttgttagtgacttctatgttgaagtttaaccaacattctccccgttaagcttcaaccttacccgtgacatatcttgtactccaatcagttgtctcgtttcttcaaacttgatccgagctaatgcctttgtcaatatatctgctttcttctcagttcctggtatgtgttcaacgttgatgatctccttctcgatacattctcgtatgaaatgataccttttgtgaatgtgttttgtcttcccatgaaacactggatttttagtgagtgcaattgcagacttattatcaatcttgatgagaactttttcaagttctcttcctttgatttcacccaacagttcttgaagccatattgattgtttagctgcttctgttgcggccatgaactcagcttcacatgatgacagagctactgtgtcttgcttctgtgagcaCCATGTGATAGGTGCATCTCCTAGGTAGAAGATATGACCTGTCGTACTCCTTCCAtcgtcttggtcaatattatgattgctgtcactatacccaacaattccttttgatcctcctcgaccatacttcaatccatagctgattgttcctcttagatatctcaatatctgctgtattacatcaccatgagacttgcatggactctgcatataacggcttgctactcccacagagaaagccaagtctggtcttgtgtgtaacaagtatctaagtcatccaacatttcttctataactcgttggatcaatctcagcttcttcttgtgcctttgaaactttaagtctaaactccattggtatcttagttggattacaagtttcaagtcttgcttatttcagaattctccttgcataagtttcttgtttaatctgaatcccatctactccttgatggacttctatgccaaggtaataagtgagttttccgaggtctgacatctcaaactttgatgacatttctctcttgaactcattgatcaccttaagagagtttccagtcaaaaatagatcatctacatagactgcaatcacaagaagcgttcccttttcttctcttctgtataccgatgtttctttagaacactttatgaatctgatttctcttaagatttgatctaactttgtattccaggctcgaggagcttgtcttagaccatatagaacttttgataacttataccttattctcttttccttttacttcaaaaccttctagtTGTTCTACATatacatcttctcgcaattcaccatgtaagaatgctgtcttaacgtctaagtggtgaatttcccatgagtttgatgttgcttctgctattaagagacgaattgtctctagtctagcaactggtgcgaaacttcatcaaagtctatgcctgattcttgaacgtatcccttatatacaagtcttgccttatatttgttgacagtaccatcaacattccgttttattttgaagatccacttaagaccaatcacttttactccacctggcttatcaactagaaaccaattcttgtttctgttgattgaaataatttcttctctacatgcttgtgtccatttagtcgagacctttgcttcctgaaaattccttggttcatcattaacagaaagtagcataatctcgcattcttctgcagcttgaagaacataatcctccaggtaCTGTGGCTTTTATATCTgtgttgttgattttcgcagtggaatgggttgagttatttcatcgatcccttcttcttcttcttcgttattctcagtgttttcattattctcttcttcttcttgattaacatcattgtttccattggtattgatgattatgggtccttcgccttcatcaattacttgaccccatctcatgtgaaacattcctggatccctacttggtccatcattaatttctttccagttccagttttctttttcatcgaataccacatctcgactcactattactcttttcgttgttggattgaataatatgtaagctttggatccaggatcaattcctagattcacaagagtctgagatcgatcatctagtttcttaagagttgcagaataaacttttgcgtatgctttgcaaccaaacactcttaaatgatctatgtttggttttctctttcgcaaactttcatatggagtcatgtctttcagagctttcgtaggtatcctgtttattaggtatgtggagtgtcgtacaacttctccccatagataattaggtaccttcatatcctttaaagaacttctagtcatctccattagagtcttgtttatcctctccaccactccgttttgttgtggtgtatatggtgttgtgagttgccttttgattccatttgactcacagaacttgttgaactctaaggaagtgaactctcctcctctatcagttctaagcattttgacctcctcttttaactcttttctatcagatttctgaaagctttgaatctgtcaaatgcttcactcttttctttcataagaatagaccacatatatcttgagacgtcatctataataacaaatatgtactttttattTGCAAgagtttgtggtgtaataggaccacataaatcagcatgaagaagctctaatggctttgaggctctgaatgttgttgcttttgggaaaccttgacgagtttgtttcccaactaaacatgattcacagatttttgcttcatcatttatctgtggtagtcctcgaaccatcttgttctgagacattgcctttaaagttctaaagcttatgtgtcctaaccttgcgtcccacttccatgtctgatcttccagtctcatattcagacacaatggcatttcaatcatgagacttatcttgtagagtctattttgTGAGCATGAGattctaactaaaagtcttccacttgggtcatgaactgttagataatcttgtcgcattctaacatcacatccaacttctgtagcttgtcctaaacttagaatgttgctttgtaagtttgggatgaagtagatgtttgtgacaagcttctgttctccggtcttgctctgaaatagaattgatcctttcccttcaatttctacagaagatccatccccaaacttcacttgtcctttgattttctcattgagttcagaaaagtagtgtctcttaccagtcatgtgattgctggctccattatctaaataccaaattccttcttctccatcctttgattcgtagttctttggtattagtttcccttcgtttaagaatacaacttcgtgcatgaaaagagctgtatctgcttcccttgtttcattcttttttgtttcttccatcttttgtattctttcagggcatacagaggagaagtgtcctggtttatcacatctataacaaataatgtttgatctatccttcttttctttcccttggttttgatcattctgacttgttgttctatcttgtgagttaaaccttcctccccttccacgacctcttcctcttgttgcagagttttgttggtaagagtttgtgtacaagagttttccttgagtttctccattgttttcttcatcaaggattctttcttcatatgctttcaatcttccaattatatcttcatagctagtctactttaaatctaagacttgttcgagagaagctatgatatgaatatacttggatcttggtaaactattgagaaacttctttaccagtttatcttcatcaatggattgtccaagtgacgcataTTTTGAGGCTATctttgatagctttcctgcaaagctatcaatagtatcagtgtctttcatcttcactctttcaaattcagacattaaggtttgcagacgggcttctttaactcgatcagctccgagatgacgttcctttattgcatcccaaattttctttgaagtttcctgttcaccaacttgtagaacaagacattctggtattgcttgaaagagtaatccaatggcaacattgtttttgtctgggtccaatgtaccaggatcaattgtttcccgaactttgtagattttcatcagtaccttcattctcatggcccatactgtgtagtttgtggcgttgaggattggaacttgtattgatggtggcgtgaactgttttgcacccacaatggtggtttcgttttccatggctcagaaacaagctctgataccaattaatggcaactgcaagatgaaacttagcttgtataaagacaactctctttattgatgtttagaaaatctctcaaaactaaacacaaactctaatcttgctcatatgatcaaccacaactttggtgatcatatatatatagaactatgaattccttttccttgtcctattaccttattacatgtctttccttttcttaaaaCTAGATGACttttaattcccttaggattacatcaatttcctaatcttgtcctaaccagcttgttagtgacttctatgttgaagtttaaccaacaaaaCCTCTACCTAATGCGTTCGTAGTGAATATAGGAGATGTTGTGGAGGTATCTATATGCAGGATAATCCAACTTAAATTATCCTAGGCATGTAGGATCCTTGTTGTGTGGAGATCGGTTTTTACAAAATCCTAAATTTGTTAACTTATTATTGTTTCCCTTTTACAGATACTGACTAATGGGATTTACCGTAGCGTTGAACATCGGGCAATAATAAACTCAGCGAAGAAGAGGCTCTCAATTGCAACATTTCATGACCCTAAACTAGAGTCGGAAATAGGTCCAATATCGAGCTTGATCACACCACAAACACCAGCCTTGTTCACAAGAATTGGGTTTCAGGAACTTGAGAAGAAAATGCGTTCATCAAAACTGGATGGAAAGTCATTTCTTGACTGCATGAGGACCGGAGAAAGTAACTAATAAAATAACATGCAATGATGCAATAGATCCCCAGCACGTACAATGAAATATAATAAGTTGCTTTGTAAAGAGGCTTTTATTCCCTCCTTTTCTGTCTTGTAATAAAATTGAACTTTAATATTTAGAGTACTCCTCCTCTAAGTCCTTTTTGTTCTACTCTTCCTTGTGTTGCATCTCTCGGTCGATAACGTCTTGCACAGACAAGGAGAACTTGATCTTGAATTGGTTTTCCTTACAGATATAACATGCCAAACGGATTAAAATTAATtggagaaaaaacaaaaaacgatTGGAGACTATCATTGTCATGCCAACTGATTCATGACATGAACACATTTGTATGTTACTTAAttagagaaaaaaacaaaaaatgatttGGAGACTATCATTTTCGTGAGAATTGATTCGTAAACATTACGATATACAAATACATAAGGAAATGGATGAATTCCACAGGAAAAGGAATTGAACTGATTACCTTAACTGCAGTTATCACTATCATCAACTTGTGAGTCTTTGCTGATAACTACTATTAGGTGCTGATGCAGATGTTGCAATGTGTACCAGCGGCTATTCTCACTACTAAGTTCTCAAAATATACACTCTATGATTACGCTATGGTCGATTATCTTTTTACTTGCACGCAATCTTGTCTTGTTTCTTCTAGAAGAGATCTAGTTTTCTAGAAGATAATGTGCATTCATTTGGATTCTATAGGAATTTGCACCATCAAACAAAACGAAAAAAGCATGCATGCAGGGGTTGGTTGATGTATGGTAGTCTTCTTAAGAAGTTAATATCATCATCTAATCTTCACTGTTATTCTCCTTTTTGTTATTAGTGTCATCATAAATTTTTCTCCTGATGGTGTCTCATTTGAAAACTTTTGTACTCACGAGATACTCGTGGGCACTTTCTCCCTTTTCTACACCAAAATCACATAAAATGAATTAAAACGAAAGAATTCTGTGATATATATGTAAAACATCTTATTAAAATTCAACAGCAACCAAACTTCTTTTCCTAGATAGAAAAAGGAAGTCCCGGGAAAAGATAATGGAAGTAGTTAGCCAGAATGATCAAGAAAATCAAGCTATAATCTGGCAACAAATTTATGGTTTTTCGGAATCTTTAATTCTCAAATGTGCAGTTCAACTAGAGATTGCTGAAACTATTCATCACCATGGAACACCAATGTCTATATCTGAATTAGCTGCTAAGCTTCCCATTGATCAACCCGTTAATATGGACCGTTTGTACCGTGTCATGCGTTATTTAGTTCACATGAAACTCTTCAACAAGGAAGAAATCATCTATACACATAATGGTGGAACCGTCGAGAAATACTCCTTAGCTCCACCGGCGAAATACCTAATAAGAGGGTCTGAAAGATCAATGGTTCCTTCAATTTTAGGTACAATTCATAAGGATTTGCTTGCTGCATGGGACATTTTAAAAGACAGTTTAACTGGTAATTGTAACGTTTTTGAGAAAGCGTTGGGAAGGAACATTTCGGTTTATTATAGTGAAAATCttgaaatgaataaaatttcCAATGAAGCAATGGCTTTTGATAGTGGATTATTTACTTCTGCTTTGGTAAATGAATGCAAAAGTGTTTTCGGTGATGACATTAAAACACTAGTTGATGTTGGTGGTGGTACTGGAACTGCAATCAAAGCCATCTCGATGGCGTTCCCGAATATTAAATGCACGCTCTTTGATCTTCCTCATGTTATAGATGATTCACCTGAAACTCCAACTATTACAAAAATTTCAGGTGATATGTTCAAGTCTATTCCTAGTGCTGATGCCATCTTCATGAAGGTAattattattcttgtttttttatttttcctttacaatatatttttaattACTGACCTCAAGTACTAGAAGATCAGGCCTAGCCCGACTGAGCTAGTCTTAGTTGGTTAGTCAATGTGTGCTAGGCAGTGTGATCCTAAGTCCTAACTTCTAAATGCATGTAAAACGTTTCAGAACATTCTTCACGATTGGAACGATGATGAATGTATTCAAATTCTAAAGCGATGCAAAGACGCAGTGTCACCAGGAGGAAAACTTATTATCGTTGAAATGGTAATGGACATGGATTCGGTTCATCATCCGTATTCAAAACTTAGACTCGCATCTGATATGGATATGATGGTTAGCAATGGAGGTAAAGAGAGAACCGAAAAAGAATGGAAGGAACTTTTTGATCCAACAGGTTTTGCATGTTGCAAAATTACTCAAATGTCAGCAGGTTTTGCAGCTCAATCTGTAATCGAAGTGTTTATTGATGATGTAATTGAAGAATCGGGTTTCGCCAAATAGGGACCATGTTGTTGGCTCATGGACCCTTTGCTTAGACACTGAATAAGGCATTTCCATTATAGGAAACTGCAGCTGTACAAGTATTTTCACTACATCTATAACCGTGTACACACCGACACAAACATCATTATCAATAAAAAAGGTATTGGTCTAATGATATTTTGTTTCATGTGCACAACGATAGCTCTAGATACCGATTGTAAGCTTTTGAATCCCAAAACGGAACTAAATCCGTACAATATATAGATGGATCTTGCACATGACAATATCAATCCTAAAAGCATATATAACTTCTCATTACACATCATAGACAGTAGCAAACAATCTCACAGCTCCTAGAAAAATAAATGGAAATTTTTAGTTTGATCGTCTTCATTGGTGATGctactttggtttggtttcagaGCCTTTTATTCACTTTGGTGGAAGCCTAAAAAACTAGAGAAACAACTAAGGCAACAAGGAATTAAAGGGTCTTGTTACAAATTTTATTATGGAGACATGAAAGAATCCATGCAGTTGATCATGGAAGCACTAACCAAACCCATGAATCTAAATCACCATATAGCGCCATGTGTCTTCCCGTTTACTTGGAAAACAGTACAAACCTATGGTAAGCAATTTTTTATTTTACATCTTCATAGATTATTATTCAGATATTTGCAGAAGGATTATCTGGGTGTAGCAGAGCAATTGGACCCTCATGGCTTTTGACCTCATACTGACATGAATTTGAATAACAGGGAGAGTATCATTTCACTGGAATGGAACTACACCCAGGTTGATCATATTGGACACAGAGATGATGAAAGATGTTATGACTGAAAAGAACGGTCACATTCAAAAACCACCCGTGGAATGCTTTAACCCTGTTTTTGGAGACTtaccaaagggaatcacaaacttGGAAGGAGAGAAATGGTTGAAACATAGAAGAATTATCAAACCTGCTTTGAACTTAGAGAAATTAAAGGTTTTTTTGTTTCAATCCTCACCTCTTCTCGTTAGTATTTCATTA
Proteins encoded in this window:
- the LOC113326566 gene encoding norreticuline-7-O-methyltransferase-like, with amino-acid sequence MEVVSQNDQENQAIIWQQIYGFSESLILKCAVQLEIAETIHHHGTPMSISELAAKLPIDQPVNMDRLYRVMRYLVHMKLFNKEEIIYTHNGGTVEKYSLAPPAKYLIRGSERSMVPSILGTIHKDLLAAWDILKDSLTGNCNVFEKALGRNISVYYSENLEMNKISNEAMAFDSGLFTSALVNECKSVFGDDIKTLVDVGGGTGTAIKAISMAFPNIKCTLFDLPHVIDDSPETPTITKISGDMFKSIPSADAIFMKNILHDWNDDECIQILKRCKDAVSPGGKLIIVEMVMDMDSVHHPYSKLRLASDMDMMVSNGGKERTEKEWKELFDPTGFACCKITQMSAGFAAQSVIEVFIDDVIEESGFAK